The following coding sequences lie in one Streptomyces xiamenensis genomic window:
- a CDS encoding cytidine deaminase family protein: MHRELIDEALAALRPHRAGDRLFGNVASVLVTDTGAHHRGVCIDTPCGTGFCAEHAAIAAMVTAGEYRIADIVAVWRDETTGRPHVLPPCGRCREFIRQIDPANIDTRVILGPDRSAPLRDLLPAHAWPEPLTD; the protein is encoded by the coding sequence ATGCACCGCGAGCTGATCGACGAGGCCCTGGCCGCCCTGCGCCCGCACCGGGCAGGGGACCGGCTCTTCGGCAATGTGGCCAGCGTGCTGGTCACCGACACCGGAGCGCACCACCGGGGCGTGTGTATCGACACCCCGTGCGGCACCGGCTTCTGCGCCGAACACGCCGCCATCGCCGCCATGGTGACGGCCGGCGAGTACCGCATCGCCGACATTGTCGCCGTGTGGCGCGACGAGACCACCGGCCGCCCGCACGTGCTGCCCCCGTGCGGGCGCTGCCGCGAGTTCATCCGGCAGATCGACCCCGCCAACATCGACACCCGGGTCATCCTCGGCCCCGACCGCTCGGCGCCGCTGCGCGACCTGCTCCCCGCCCACGCGTGGCCCGAACCGCTGACGGACTGA